Genomic window (Xenopus laevis strain J_2021 chromosome 3S, Xenopus_laevis_v10.1, whole genome shotgun sequence):
ttgcagtttaaaagttaaaactgtcttggtgttttttatttgttaaaataaaacatttttttttaaaaaaaaatttttatgttactggtcctttaagaaatcaCAATTCAGTATTGTGCTTTTGCATTTTCTGTTGATCCATACTGCAATAGTCACATCTATTTCAACAGTTTATAATGTAATTTGATCTTTTTTCTGATGAATATTGGCAAGAATTTTCTTCTAACAAACATTGTACCCCCGTTATAAGCAAAATGGTGCAATGTTTGTTAGAAGAAAATTCTTGCCAATATTCATACCTGAAGTATGGgaacatttaattgtttttaattcaaaattagaTCTAGAAATATTTTTAGTTAAAATGCTTAGACAAGTAAACAGGCAAAAATAAGTTTTATATGACAGGGCCtgtaaatgtttttcaaaagGATTTAAACTTGGCCTTTGCTAAATGGCTACATACCTGCTGAACACCTTCGCCACCAACATCACGTAACTGATGGATACCTGGTACACTGCCAATTTTGTCTACTTCATCCAAGAATACAATTCCTGCAGAAAGAGAACAGGAAAACAgtattgtatttaatatttgaaAAGATATTTAAAATCGCCAGCTGCCTACAGCTACAAGACACAATACTCAAATCCAGGATCGTTTCTTGGTAAAtgatgtcttgagaaaggtcctcttGCTGGGACCAAAACGTTGATAACCACCAATAAATAAACTCCTCCCATAAGTGCTCCAATTTTTATtgtatgaatttgaaaaaatttcttATGGTGACAGCAGCACCAGATAAAGGACTGGGCAGCTTGCAGGAGATGCAGTGATGAATTATTGATTCAGACATATCTAAATGTAAGACTGAAGTCCATCAACGACAGCCACCTTGTTCAAGATGAGCCATAAACGGACACCCatgttaaagagatacggacaccagaaaataaccttttttgtatttgtcacaacattgtctttgaatgctatttataattttgccataaaagtatttgcctgatgcttttaaattacctttcttacctccatgctcctctatgagggggctgccatatttgtgcagccagGAAACACAGATGATCCTCTATTGATCTGTAGCTTCCTCTTAACTGGAGCAATTCACATCTTATAATTACACTCTGACACTGGCCAAGAATCcacaaagctggccatacagggaACAATATCGCCTGCTGGTTATTGATCATGTCGGCAGCTTAATGAAGCTAAAATAATGGGCCACCACAAGACTGCAAAGGCTCTATATGCGATCTAAGCTTTGGCCCAGTCATGCATTTTTCATGCCAAGGGCCCCTCGGATTGAACCAGACATCAAAAACCCCTTCCCCACTGGAAGCCAATAGGTTAATGATCCAGTTTGAGTGTTTATTTAGCAAATTATTACACACCCTGCTGTGCCTTTTCCACGTTGTAGTTGGCATCCTGCAGCAATTTAGCAATCACAGACTCAATGTCCTCTCCCACGTAGCCAGCTTGGGTTAATGTTGTACAGTCACAGATTGCAAAAGGTACATCCAAACATTTTGCCAGTGTCTGTGCCAACAGAGTTTTACCTACAAGATAATAATGAaattattatacagttacatatcAGAGGAAAAAAGGTAACTCAAAATTGCATATTACCCATCACCCATATTCACAAGACTATTGCTGGCTAGAGGCAAGTGTTGCTGCAGTACTATAACTTGCAGCATTCAAAAGTAATTCCCCATTTATTGCGGTTATTGTGAATGCAGCTTTAGAGCATAGACTGCAATAGTAATTGTTGAATTCTGTATACTACATATAGTCCaaaatttatttttccttcttatttGCTTTCATACTTTTGGATTTTACAGGAAATATCTTACATTATATGCTCCCCACAACAAACCTTTTTTTGGATGGGTCTCCAACATGTACAAGAGAGATGTACCCATCTGAAACAATATTTGTTGTGGAAAGCACATGAACTAAATGGGATACTCCAGGATAGGTGGAACACCAGGTTGTACTGATAAATAAGGACAGTGAACATAACAAATCCATTCAAGGTTGTGTAAGTTGTTGCGACTCTACATTTGATAAGGGAAAGCGCAAaagctgtaaaaatataaaagcgCATTTTTGGGTCTGTTACTGAAAGTATCtacatataaaaacatgcaagCGCATATAACATATCTACAGATCAGATAATCATACATGTTTTATATTCTCAGAAGGTGGGTTCCATGAGCATTTCTGGCTGAAGGCATTAAGAGAGATGGTCTCACCAGAGCCTGTTGGACCAAGAAGTAGAATGTTACTTTTCTCCAGTTTGATCTCATCATGGTTGGAGTCCAGTACTTCCCCTCCTCTCCTTTCCTGTGGCATCTGCTGGTTTACTTGCTGCTGCATAGATGCTCCTAAGGCATTATTTCCATGAGGGCTGATTCCAGCAATCTGCAGCAGCTCTATGAGAGGCAAAAATAAAAGGCACCTACATTTAGTGGATATTTCAGTGCTcccataattattataataataatctggTTTATTCATGGCCAATAAGGATCATTGttatgtctaataaaaaaaaacgtagttCATTACAGTACTAATGAACAAATATGATATGCTTAAAAATTTCCTTTCAGTGAAGGATTAAACATGATGTTGAAAAAAGTTGCCCATTTATACAAGAACAGCTGTAGGGCAGAAATCGGTCTGATATCCTACAGTTTAACCCTCAACACCACATAGCATGACCTGCATTGAATCCCTGCACCCAATTCTAATGAGCTAGAATCTGTTACTGGTTAAGCATTGAGGCACAGTGAATATATTGCTCACACAGTTATTTGATACCAttttttacattcacatttttagatATGCAACATAAATGCGTATTTAATAAACATACAGCAAAGCATGCAGATATGGTGTTAATTGGGCAAGAAAGGACACAAACATTACAGAAGAATAAGACTTGAACATAAATCAGAGCAGAGGTCTTTGCTGCAGTGAAATACTGAGTACAACATGAGTTTAATCaaggaacattttaaaatgtattttgaaaggTTTAGGGTGAAATTATTATACCCAATATTAGGGATgccgaatctactatttgggatttggcaaaatccccgaatccattgtgaataccgaactaaatcctaatttacatatgggagggaaaggaaaaagcgTGAAAAttgattttgcttccttgttttgtgatagatgaaaagtcaagtgatttcccttcctgctcctaatttgcacatgcaaattacgatttggatcggccaggcacaaggattcggcacaatctgaatcctgctgaaaaaggctgaatccccaaccaattcctggatttggtgcctcaatatagggatgcacagaatccactattttgtattcgcccgaacccccgaatcctttgcgaaagatttcgcgaaataccgaaccaaatcctaatttgcataaacaaattaggggtgggaaagggaaatcttttttaacttccttgtttggtgacaaaaagtcatgcaatttcatttcctaatttacatatgctaattaggattcggtttggccgggcagaaggattcagccaaatccgaatcctgctgaaaaaggccggatcctgggtgaatcccgaactgaatcctggatttggtgcatccttaacaCAATATACTACTATAACGAACTACAGTATAAGGCAGGGCAATCTGCATTCATATGTAGTTCCATTTCATCTGGAGGGCCACACAAATCACTGCTAAGCTTAGCTAGATCCTCAGGGCAACTATGCAAAGGACAGCTGGATCTTTTTCAATTATTAATGTGGTGAAGTCTGTGTGCTTTAAACAGGAaggagaaccaaaaaaaaaaaaatgtcctttcagTTGTTCAGCACTGTGAAAATGTTATACTAGAGGAGATTGCACTTACTTGTAAATCTGTACTCATCCTCCCGTCTTCTTATCTCTAACTCTACAGAAAGGGGATTGAAATGGTGACAGGAAGAAATAATGAGTGACCTACTTATAGTTGCTAAACACTCACTTGAAAAGAGATAATTCTTTGAACATGTGTGATATTTCCCAAATAAAGGGCTTTGCCATTCAATAGCATGGTTGTGTTGTGTCCTGCTTTTTTGATTTTGGCACTACACCTTCAGTGAGGATTCAGAAGGTTGAATTTGAGCAAGGAATCCACGTGTTTGCTTTTGTTCACACAGAATTCTTGGCCGGCTTTTATGCATCTCAAGGGCCCCTGAACTTGTCATGCTATGAGTCTACATGCCACTTTCTGATTACAGAAGGTACGGTATAAGGCACTCGCACATTGGGCTAACCATTGGGCTCTCTGTCAGTTGAACGCCGGTGCACAGTAATGGAGGAATTGGCAACCTCcctttaaataagtaaaaataagaatcactggcacacaaggcaggTGCAATCAGGGCCCTTTTAGAGGaatagctgccatattgctttccttGGCAAAGGCATTCATCACAAAtatcaaataaaacacacaggacCATGTGTGATATTTGTCTATGGGTAAAATCACAGGTAAAAACAGAACCTtgattttaagatttttattttattcttttgagaAAGGATATCGTATGGGAGACAGTCTGACATTTTACCCTACCAGGTTATGTCCAGAACCTTGGGGTGGGCAAAATATAAACATTCTGTCATTTTCAAAACTAAATTATTGTGTTTTCAGGCCTTGATAGAACATTAAATAACGATAATCTAAATATGTTGTTATACATGTGCATTTTTTAACATCACAGTGTATTTAATTTGAACACAAAAgagtattatatataatttactgctgtgtataTGCTAGTGCACAAGTATTTTTGTTCATCAACATTTAAACTTATATTTGCGGTTCCTTCCCAATCTTCTTAGGCAAGGAAACTTCCTGTTCTTCAAAAGAGGAAGTGAAAAGAACAGAGAAAGTGATCCTGGCCTCCTGCTGTAAATCAGCGCACACATACTTTAGTAAGTTTGAAgggtaaaaaaaatgcagctcactTTCTGGTACAAAGCAGTATGTAAAGACCGGTTGATCTGCCCAACAACCCCAGCAGTGAAACCCATTGAACAGCAGCTAGCTGCCAGCTCATAACTGTCAGCTGGACATTAAAAATAATAAGTGTACTAGacgaaatggtttatttaaattgtttccccatcttttgttttttttccttcttggcCACTCTCCCTGTCCTTTCCTCTACTACTTGATGGTCTCAACTTTTCtgttgtctatttttttttttctaagctaCAGCACATAGTTAATTAATTCCTTTACAACCTGTATAATAATGTGCCTTAGGGTAAAACTCCATGAGAGCTTTTCATCAGAATTTGGTGGTCAGATTTTATCCGATCCACCATGCAACCCCGCACAACAGtacaagattttgtaggatgctgTGATATCTGATTTCCCCTAAACGAGAATGTAAAGTGGGATCAGATAAAGTcggatacatttttttctttatgcgtttacatccaacagtcaatgaggaaaaaaactttttccaatatcATCCGTATCAGGAAGTGAAGAAGGCTCGATTGTTAGAGctgaaacgtcggaataaaacccagtgggtctcatttataaacactgagcaaatttgcacctgggcagtaacacatagcaaccaatcagtaattagcttctTTTAGCCATCTGCAGGCTAAACACTgagagcaaacatctgattggttgctatgggttactgcccaggtgcaaatttgcccagtgtttataaatgaccccctactTTGTTGGCAcgaatcaagtcctgtgagtgccacacacacacatctgaatgtatctgttatttactgtgtatcttgtgcttgaatggctgcccccatggctacacagaagcttgtttataagaactatagttgtgtttctgaagcaaacaagttttaccagcacagcaccagtacattatattgtcattcctttaaaggggttgttcaccttccaaacactttttttcagttcaattgttttcagattgttccccagaagaTACAGAAGACAGAGAAAGCattgaggggggccaatggacggaaggggatggggatttttgattaacggggagtttagttctcctttaactataatGTAGTTatatcagatatactgtatacagagcATATTCCAAAAACAGGTCTAAAGCAAAGCCTCCAGAGCAAAGCATACATCACCCTGTAACATGTTTAAAATGCAGAGTTATTAATAGAGCAGAGATCTGTAGTATTTCTAGGCCATAGGGGGGAGGTGAATAGATCACTGTACAAGCAgcttaaatgtaaaaacatatcACAACATTGCTATACTGTTGCTTTAACATTTTAagtttaattattataatattattattaatattattattataatattattaatattattataataacactTCACAGACTAATACTCAATTATGTCAGGGTGCTCACACAGCAAAGTCCTGTCTGTCTGCAACAGTCACAGGGTCAGAGagcaagtttataaaaaaaagttaatctgTCACCCAGCAAGAAAAACAAACAAGTGATTTCATGCTTGTAACTACAAACAGGAACTTTACAGTACAGTGGTTAGAGGCAACGCAGTGCTGTCCTGTCCAAGTTCTCCATGTAGTGAGCAGCTTCTATAATGTACTATATGTTTCACagccatatttaaaatgtaaatctttcATAGAAGTCTACAGCTTTGGGAAAACTGCAGGCCAAACAAATCCCTCTAAAGGGCAATAAACAGGCCTCTGGGATCCAGTTGGAGAGAccggtgtttaaaggagaaggaaagttaccatACCCGGTAAACAGTTCTAGAAACTCAgttttttttaggatagcagctgccatattagcttggtgtgacatcacttcctgcccgagtctctccctgctcactcatagctctgggctcagattacagcagggaggcaaggagggagggggggaaagtgaggggggagaggagcaaactgagcatgctcaagccctagtcctggaggttgaagctgaaaacaagaagtctgatacagaagtccatgtgtacacaatagaaggaaagaaatgctgtgtttatatTTGAggggacttagagcagcattactttgaggtattgatataaacctttctgataaagcttacttaattttagcctttccttctcctttaagtacacaattgaaaaaaaaaaaaaaggctcttaaattgtttagaagaaaaaaaaaatacatttcaaaatccATAATATGAAAATTAAGGCTTTTTTCATATGTCTAGAAATCTGATTGGGAAGCTGTTGAAGGAGAAGGGCATTTTGACAAATGTCTCTTTTCTTGAAAGAACTTTAGGAGGGCCAACACTCACCGTGATGGCAATACACATTGGATGTTTCAGAGTATTTTACAATCCAAACAATTCCTAGCTCAGCAAGTGGCAGACAAAATATTTGTCATCACCCATCCTTTATGTCAATGCCAGTTGCCCCAGGAACTCCATGTGCATTTGCCAGGTCAGGTTACTATTGTTCAAAAATGCATTGGTCAGTGCTTTTGAGCAACAATTACTTGACTTGCAATTGAAATGAATGAGGGCTCATTCCAAGAGTTCGTTGACCACCCGCTGCTGGAAACCGCTCGGGCAACAAAATGCTATGAATAGTCCAGTGTATCGTTTCCCTAACAATTCAGGTAAACATATTAAGAGCCAAGGAAGCATCTAACACAAAGGCACAGTTTTTCAACAAAGCAAGGACAGGAGACATTTATCCCTAAAGACAGTCAGATGCCTATGCTGCCATTCCTGTTCTACAGGTTAAGGTTAAAACTCACCTCTTGGTGTTAAAGATGCCTGTTTCTCCACCTCTGCTTGCTGCCGGAGGTTTGACGGAAAATTATTATATATCCGTTTGTAATGATTGTATACAGCAACTGACAGCACCTTCTTTGCAAATGGCTGACCCACTACAAACTTGTCGAGGTAGTTATAGATCTAAAAGTTGTGGGGGAAAAACAAAAACGATCAGTACTAAACATGACTTATACAGGCAGGAAGGAGGTCAGTAAAAACAATAACAACTTCTTGCTCACTGGTATATCAAACTAAAATGAATAATGGATTAATTTCTTTGACATCTTTATATGCAAAACAGTATGAATGCTCATAAAAGCAGTGGTTAGTGCATACTACACTATAAATAGGTTATTGTATCAATCCCCTGGTTTGGATTCATTAATGCAGATCAGGATTCTTGTGCTACCCTAAGATCCCCAACAATAGTGAAACTGGTCTGTAGCGTGTGCCATTGggagtagtatgtgccattgggaaatcataaatagaaaattgccattcaAAAAATAAGgaccgtcccctgggatcgtatgattcacggtgcacacaaacataccaaacaaactatacgttaggtcacatgagccaattaatagacagttctgtcttttgcttcacacttcttcctgttacagttgtagtatttctggtcaggcgatctctgagacagcacaaagaccatcacgaaatgtgggttcaaggcaagagatgtaaaaggacaagatttacttaattatatatacctttaatatgccatttaatataatttaaactgTTGTTGTTTAAgtattgggggtatagttttcctttaagtcagtgGTGAATTAAACACCAATGCAAACAGTTGAAATAGACAATGAATCAAATCAAAATTACAGTAGAAATGGCAAGTAGTAAGGTGACAATGCATCTGGCTAGcttaaatatacagatatgggaccttttatccagaatgctcgggacctggggctttccgtaatttgtatcttcccaccttaaatctactagaaaattatgtaaacattaaataaatccaataggctggttttgcttccaataaggattaattatatcttagttgggatcacgtacaaggtactgttttattattacagagaaaagggaaattattttttaaaatttggattatttgattataatggagtctatgagagacgatctttccgtaattcggaacggatcccatacctgtactgcaatatATGGACTTAGAGACTAGGGGGATGGTGGTTTAAGTAACTTTTTGCACACTGTCTGTCCAAAGGTCTCGAATGTTTGGAAGAAAAGTGTCTCTTATTTCAAGTGTCACAGCAGAAATTCAACCACCAGTAAATGATATTCATTTCATCGACCACTTCTCTCTCTTCAATGTAATAGGATGATTTTAGTGATACACTAATTCCTGACTGAAACTTCCTAAAATTATTTTCAAGTCCCCCAAATACATAACAGATCTCTCCACAAATATATACTCTCTTTAAGTTGGAATCTTATGATTTTAGAATACAGTGCATGTCACCTTAAAAATGGCATAACTCCATGAGTCAGTACATGTGCGTTCAAAGTGATCTTGCCTTTGTTGACTTTAACAGCTGCTGTTTGAGGAACATTCTTAAGATCACATGGTATGGGATAATTTTGAAATATTCCTATCTATTACTATTAGAACATGAGATCACATACTAACAAATGAGACAGCCTAGAACAAAAATcgataaatgattaaaaaaaatcagctacTGCTCAGTTATGCAATGTAGTAGATTCAGTATGCCAGTTTTAGCTGTGACGTGTATGAATTAGAAGCAGTTTCTTAGGGATGTAAAAGTaatgtttatctgttatctatttccCATTAAAAGGAAGTATGAGTCAGAGCAACAACAGTCCCTGTATCTAAATTTGTATGTTATGAAAATACTTATTTTAGATGAGAGAGTTTGCCAAGTCAAGAGAGATAATTAGCAGTGTGGTgtgtataaatgcaaaagaaaagaagaaattgtCTATGCATACAATAAATTACACAGCTACTCTGTAGGGTCAATAAAgtcaaacaacattttaaaaatgttgattttacaTACAGCAGCTGTATCTGGAGGAGAAATAAGAAGCCCCTTACAGTGAACCCTCCATGTCTGCAAATCTGTAGCCCTAAGCACTTTGTCTCAATGTCAATCCCCCTCCTCAAACACACAAGACAAGCTAGCACATACAGCAAGCTTTGATTTTCAAGCAGAACAGAAAGAATGTACTTTGCACCTTCTTTGGGGGTGGAGGAGGTTTTTGCTGAAATGCCAATTTCACTGCTTCTGCAGCAGTCTCGGGGTCCTTGCTGATGGTTTTCTTTGAATCCGCCTCGGATAACACAACAAAGAAGTGATGGCATTTTTCACACTTCACAAAACGAGTAGAGGCTGCAGAGAATAGaaggaagaggaaaaaaaaaaagagttaccTGGTGTACTGTATGTCTGCATATTCAAAGGCCAGAAGGGAGAGGAGAAAAAGCAAGGGGATAACTCACAGACAAAGGTTTCCACATGGGTGCACAGATCTCCACACTTTGGGCAGCGCAGCTGATTCCCTCCTTTCCCAGAACCACCAGACGATTTCTTACTTGCACCTTCTCCTACCGATTTCTACTCATTATTGAGAGAGCAAATGAGAACAGACACCAttacaaatcaataaaatatactttttttttcacaatttttaaagTTTAACCCTAGCGTAATCTGTCAAAGGGACTGCATACACCTTTATCCCCAACAGAGAGCCAATGTACAGAACTTGTGTTAAAGAGACTTTTGCCATTTGTTTCAAGTAAGAAACTTTAATTGTGGGGAAAACggtaaataaaagatggaaagcaattgaaaataagTCTTGTTTTtcttgtgaacaatctgaaaacaactcaactaaaaaacaaaagtgtttggaaggtgtacaacccctttagggttggggcagatgggcagatttagtcgcctggcgactaatcacctcttctgcagcgcaacaatctccccgaactgccttccgcctgcttgaatgaagaatcgcctgcactaatgcactcgcggtgTTTCGATTTACGacattgcctcacgaggaaacttcgggtgacttcggaaatcaatgtgccgcgagtgcattagcacaggcaatttttcattcaagcaggcggaaggcagttcggggagattgtcaccccgcagaagaggcgattagtcgccaggcgactaaatctgcccttCTTCCCCAACCCATAAGTACTTTATGTACCATTGTCCCAAGGAAGCAGACTTATATGGGTGGTTctcccttaagttaacttttagtatgttatagaatgaccaattattcaacttttcatttgttattcattatttattttttacagtttttttttttttaattatttgcatttttcctcTGAatctttcccgctttcaaatgggggctcactggccccatctaaatacaaatgctctgtaaggctacacagttgttattgctactttttattactcctctttctattcaggcctctcctattcatattccagtctcttattcaaatcaatgcatggttgttagggcaatttggaccctagcaaccagattgatgaaattccaaattgcagagcttctgaataaaaagctaaataactacaaataataaaaaataaaaaaaacaattgcaaattgtctcagaatatcattctctacatcatactaaatgttacctcaaaggtgaataaGCCCTTTAAAGGTCATGCCATGATTATACAAGCCCATATATAAAGCAATTCTATTCAAGGAGCAAGATCATGCCATGGTTAACCAAGCTCCTTTTCCACCATGGTCCAGCAACTCCACGCACCAGTTTAGTGATCTATCCACAATAACTGCCCAATACAGTACTCAATTCAATGATATGCTTAAAGCAGGTTGTCGACCTCACAGTATAGAACTATAATGAGGTGCGTGGGTAAGTGGTTTGTGACAGTGCTGAGCTATTGCATAGGACatagtatgtatagtatatattttacacatgGATAAATTAGAATTTATACTATATACATGTCCTGAAgattttaccttatttccatctcCAGATCCATCTTTACTGGCATCTTTAGAGGCATAATACACAGTTGTCGCTGTAAAATGCCTGAATGGGACCTTCCGTACCAAATGAAATTCTGAACTTCTTGGTCTTTTTAATAAAGCGAGATGTCCCCGGCCACACACGAAACCtggcacaacaaaaaaataaataaatataattg
Coding sequences:
- the clpx.S gene encoding ATP-dependent Clp protease ATP-binding subunit clpX-like, mitochondrial isoform X2, producing the protein MSHPGCFCTARSIASSLNRGFVCGRGHLALLKRPRSSEFHLVRKVPFRHFTATTVYYASKDASKDGSGDGNKKSVGEGASKKSSGGSGKGGNQLRCPKCGDLCTHVETFVSSTRFVKCEKCHHFFVVLSEADSKKTISKDPETAAEAVKLAFQQKPPPPPKKIYNYLDKFVVGQPFAKKVLSVAVYNHYKRIYNNFPSNLRQQAEVEKQASLTPRELLQIAGISPHGNNALGASMQQQVNQQMPQERRGGEVLDSNHDEIKLEKSNILLLGPTGSGKTLLAQTLAKCLDVPFAICDCTTLTQAGYVGEDIESVIAKLLQDANYNVEKAQQGIVFLDEVDKIGSVPGIHQLRDVGGEGVQQGLLKLLEGTIVNVPEKNSRKLRGETVQVDTTNILFVASGAFNGLDSIISRRKNEKYLGFGITSNLGKGRRAAAAADQANASSESDAVQDIEEKDRFLRLVEARDLIDFGMIPEFVGRLPVVVPLHSLDEQTLVRILTEPRNAVVPQYQALFSMDKCELSFSEDALRAIARLALERKTGARGLRSIMEKLLLEPMFEVPNSDIVCVELDQEVVEGKKDPRYVKTQRKEVTEEEYDSGVEEEGWSRQADAANN
- the clpx.S gene encoding ATP-dependent Clp protease ATP-binding subunit clpX-like, mitochondrial isoform X1, which produces MSHPGCFCTARSIASSLNRGFVCGRGHLALLKRPRSSEFHLVRKVPFRHFTATTVYYASKDASKDGSGDGNKKSVGEGASKKSSGGSGKGGNQLRCPKCGDLCTHVETFVSSTRFVKCEKCHHFFVVLSEADSKKTISKDPETAAEAVKLAFQQKPPPPPKKIYNYLDKFVVGQPFAKKVLSVAVYNHYKRIYNNFPSNLRQQAEVEKQASLTPRELEIRRREDEYRFTKLLQIAGISPHGNNALGASMQQQVNQQMPQERRGGEVLDSNHDEIKLEKSNILLLGPTGSGKTLLAQTLAKCLDVPFAICDCTTLTQAGYVGEDIESVIAKLLQDANYNVEKAQQGIVFLDEVDKIGSVPGIHQLRDVGGEGVQQGLLKLLEGTIVNVPEKNSRKLRGETVQVDTTNILFVASGAFNGLDSIISRRKNEKYLGFGITSNLGKGRRAAAAADQANASSESDAVQDIEEKDRFLRLVEARDLIDFGMIPEFVGRLPVVVPLHSLDEQTLVRILTEPRNAVVPQYQALFSMDKCELSFSEDALRAIARLALERKTGARGLRSIMEKLLLEPMFEVPNSDIVCVELDQEVVEGKKDPRYVKTQRKEVTEEEYDSGVEEEGWSRQADAANN